Sequence from the Ectothiorhodospira sp. BSL-9 genome:
ATTGTGCTGCAGGGTGTGGCGATCCACTTCCAGCCAGCCCTTGAACGGGGCCTCCTGAGCCGCCAGTTCACTCTCGCGCAGGGAATCCGGTGCGCTCATGGGTGGCACCACGTGGATGAAGTCGTAATCCAGGGTCTCGTCACCCAGGGGAGTTTCGAAGGTGGCGGTCTTGGCGTCCGGGTCGATGGCCGTGAGGGGGTGATCCCAGTGAATCTCGATGCCACGTTCCGGGAAGTTCTTGCTCAGGAAGTCGTCGGCATCCGGTTGGGAGAACAGGCTGGCCCCCGGTGGCAGGTAATGCATCTCGGCGCGATCCCGGGTGCCGCGCTCCTTCATGCGACTCTCGGTGAGCATGGTGACCTTCAGCGGCGCGCCGGCACATTTGATGTCGCCGCGGGGGCGGGTGAACAGGCCCACACCGCCGTTATCGACGAACTCATCCACGGCCCGCCAGGTACGCTGTGCCACATCGGGCGTATCGTAAACACAGCCCACGCCGCGTTGACCGATCAGCTCTTTCGACATGCCCTCCACTTGGTCGTAATTGACCTGCAGGCCCGTCGTCACCATGAGGTAATCGTATTCCACGGTGCGCCCATCCTCAGTGATCACCCGGTTGTTGTCCGGGTCATATTCGGCCACCATGTCGTGCATCCAGTGCACACCGGAGGGTATGTAGCGACGGTTGTTGTCCAGGGTTTTGGTCGTTTCCCACACGCCGGTGGCCACCAGGGTGAGTCCGGGCTGGTAATAGTGCGCTTCGCGCCGATCGATCAGGGTGATCTGGGCGCCTTCCAGTTCGCGATTCAGTCGCGTGGCGCAGGACAGGCCAGCGGCCCCGGCGCCCACAATGACAATGCGGGCGTTGGTGGATACGGCGCGGGCCGTACCCGAATAAAGCAGGCCGCTGGTGGCGGCGCCGGCCAGCAGGGCACCGCCGCCGGAAAGTCGCAGGAAGTCACGTCGGGAGAGGCCTTTGTCGCCCAGCGCGCGCTGGACCGCCGATTGGATCTGTTTATCTTTATGGTTCATCGGTACTTCGCTCCATACCTCGGGGTGGTCAGCCGGGGGTGGGTCGAACGGACGCCCGGGGGCGTGGCATAGAGGCTCACCGCTGCGGCTGTAATGTTCGCTTTATAGTATAAGCATATTAGCATGTTGTCGGCGCGAACAATCCAGCAAACCGTTACAATGCGCGCCTCGACAGACCCAACAAACCTACAAAGGCTGGCGACGCTGGCCGATCTGCCGGACCATTTCCCATGAGTGCGAACCCCAGCCCTATCCAGCCCATCGAGTTCAAGGGCCGCATGATCCTGGTCTCCATCCTGAGGCTGCACCCGGCCGAGCCGGCGGTGCTGCAGGAGGCCCTGGAGGCGCGCATGCACGAGGCGCCGGACCTGATGCGTGACATGCCCGTGGTGGTGGACCTGGATGCCATGGCCGACACGCCGGCTCAGGACCTGCTTTCGGTGCTGGAAACGGTGCGCCAGCATGGATTGAAGCTGATTGGATTACTCCACAGCGAGGCTTCGGCGCCGTTCGCTGATCGCACGGGCCTGCCACTGATCGTGCTCGGCCCCCGCGCTGGTGGCGAGATACCACTGCGGCCGGCACCGAAGCCCGCGACTGACAGTGCCCCCAAAGAGCCTCCGGAAGCCGCCCCGGTGGCCCCCGTACAGGCCGTCCATACACCCTCCCTGGTGGTCAACCAGCCGGTGCGTTCCGGGCAGCAGGTGTATGCACGCGGGGGAGACCTGATCATCACTGGTGCGGTGTCGGCAGGGGCAGAGGTGCTGGCCGATGGGCACATCCATGTGTATGGCCCGCTGCGGGGCAAGGCCCTGGCCGGTGTGCGCGGGCTGGATTCGGCACGCATCTTTTGTCGGCGTCTGGATGCAGAACTGGTATCCATTGCCGGACATTACCGTATTGCAGAGGATATCCTGGACACCGAGCGGGGTGATAATCGCCTGATCACCCTGTCCGGTGAGACCATCAGGATTTCGGAAATCTAGCGCTGAACCTTCTAAGGAGATGCAGGCTTTATGTCACGCATTGTAGTTGTTACCTCGGGTAAGGGAGGGGTGGGCAAGACCACCACGTCTGCCGCCATCGCCACCGGACTGGCCCAGGAGGGGCACAAGACCGCCGTTGTGGACTTCGATGTGGGTCTGCGCAACCTGGACCTGATCATGGGTTGCGAGCGGCGGGTGGTGTATGACTTCGTCAATGTGATCAACGGCGACGCCAACCTGCGTCAGGCCCTGATCAAGGACAAGCGCACCGAGAACCTCTACATCCTGCCGGCGTCCCAGACCCGGGACAAGGAAGCCCTCACTCAGGAAGGGGTGGAAAAGGTGCTGGAGGAGTTGTCCAAGGAGTTTGAATACATCATCTGCGACAGCCCCGCCGGCATCGAGCGCGGTGCCCTGATGGCGGCCTATTTTGCCGATGAGGCCATTGTGGTCACCAACCCGGAGGTGTCCAGCGTGCGCGACTCTGACCGCATGCTGGGCATCCTCTCCAGCAAGACCCGCCGCGCCGAACAGGGTGAGGAGCCGTTGCCCGCCCATCTGCTGATCACCCGTTACTCGGCGGATCGGGTGGAGAAGGGCGAGATGCTCAGCGTGGAGGATGTGCAGGAGATCCTGTCCATCGGCATGCTGGGGGTGATTCCCGAGTCCCAGGCGGTGCTCAACGCCTCCAACGCCGGTATGCCAGTGGTGCTGGACACGGAATCGGACGCGGGACAGGCCTACCGGGATGCCGTGGCCCGGTTCCTGGGCGAAGATCGGCCCCACCGTTTCATCACCACGCAGAAAAAGGGCATCTTCGGACGCCTGTTCAGAGGTTGATCGTCATGAAGGGTATCTTCGATTATTTCCGGAGCCCGCGACAGACCAGCGCCAAGGTGGCCAAGGAGCGCCTGCAGGTCATCGTGGCCCGGGAGCGCAGTAGCCGCTCGGGTCCGGACTACCTCCCGGCGCTGCACAAGGAGTTGCTGGAGGTGATCCGCAAGTATGTCCAGGTGGGTGACGATGCGGTGCAGATGAACCTGGAAAACGAGGGTGACTGCGAGATCCTGGAGGTGAACATCACCCTGGGGGACAAGCAGTAGGGAGCGGGGTGGTCAGACCCCCGGTTCCACCTCCCAGGGGCCTGGGCGTC
This genomic interval carries:
- a CDS encoding NAD(P)/FAD-dependent oxidoreductase — protein: MNHKDKQIQSAVQRALGDKGLSRRDFLRLSGGGALLAGAATSGLLYSGTARAVSTNARIVIVGAGAAGLSCATRLNRELEGAQITLIDRREAHYYQPGLTLVATGVWETTKTLDNNRRYIPSGVHWMHDMVAEYDPDNNRVITEDGRTVEYDYLMVTTGLQVNYDQVEGMSKELIGQRGVGCVYDTPDVAQRTWRAVDEFVDNGGVGLFTRPRGDIKCAGAPLKVTMLTESRMKERGTRDRAEMHYLPPGASLFSQPDADDFLSKNFPERGIEIHWDHPLTAIDPDAKTATFETPLGDETLDYDFIHVVPPMSAPDSLRESELAAQEAPFKGWLEVDRHTLQHNRYANVFGAGDINGVPIGKTAASVKSQVPVAVENMIQAIQGRENSASYDGYTSCPLITELGKAILVEFDYDLKMKPSFPVISPYEEHWVPWVMKDRLLLAAYRAMLRGRI
- the minC gene encoding septum site-determining protein MinC, encoding MSANPSPIQPIEFKGRMILVSILRLHPAEPAVLQEALEARMHEAPDLMRDMPVVVDLDAMADTPAQDLLSVLETVRQHGLKLIGLLHSEASAPFADRTGLPLIVLGPRAGGEIPLRPAPKPATDSAPKEPPEAAPVAPVQAVHTPSLVVNQPVRSGQQVYARGGDLIITGAVSAGAEVLADGHIHVYGPLRGKALAGVRGLDSARIFCRRLDAELVSIAGHYRIAEDILDTERGDNRLITLSGETIRISEI
- the minD gene encoding septum site-determining protein MinD, with the translated sequence MSRIVVVTSGKGGVGKTTTSAAIATGLAQEGHKTAVVDFDVGLRNLDLIMGCERRVVYDFVNVINGDANLRQALIKDKRTENLYILPASQTRDKEALTQEGVEKVLEELSKEFEYIICDSPAGIERGALMAAYFADEAIVVTNPEVSSVRDSDRMLGILSSKTRRAEQGEEPLPAHLLITRYSADRVEKGEMLSVEDVQEILSIGMLGVIPESQAVLNASNAGMPVVLDTESDAGQAYRDAVARFLGEDRPHRFITTQKKGIFGRLFRG
- the minE gene encoding cell division topological specificity factor MinE, with the protein product MKGIFDYFRSPRQTSAKVAKERLQVIVARERSSRSGPDYLPALHKELLEVIRKYVQVGDDAVQMNLENEGDCEILEVNITLGDKQ